Proteins encoded in a region of the Moritella marina ATCC 15381 genome:
- a CDS encoding recombinase family protein — protein sequence MRIFSYCRVSTTEQTTENQIIAIRQKGYEVNDSRVISETVSGSVEAMKRDKFKMLINHQIESGDMLVVLKLDRLGRDNIDVQNTIKLLTDKGVKIVCLDLPVADLSSAEGKLMLQMFSAFAEFERNRIRERTKEGLERAKAQGKKLGRPKAHATTHSVQAKKAEGLSQSKTAEVLGLGIATVKRHWNKE from the coding sequence ATGCGCATCTTCTCCTATTGTCGTGTTTCAACAACAGAGCAAACCACCGAGAATCAAATTATTGCTATCCGTCAGAAAGGGTATGAGGTGAATGACTCTCGTGTTATCAGCGAAACGGTTTCAGGTTCTGTTGAAGCAATGAAGCGGGATAAATTTAAGATGCTAATCAATCACCAGATAGAAAGTGGCGATATGTTGGTTGTCTTAAAGCTAGACCGTTTAGGCCGAGATAACATAGACGTGCAAAACACAATTAAGCTGCTTACTGATAAAGGCGTTAAAATTGTTTGCCTTGACCTCCCCGTTGCAGATCTATCAAGTGCTGAGGGTAAGTTGATGTTGCAAATGTTTTCGGCCTTTGCTGAGTTTGAGCGGAACCGAATTAGAGAGCGAACAAAAGAAGGACTTGAACGAGCTAAAGCTCAAGGCAAAAAGCTGGGTAGACCGAAAGCCCACGCCACAACGCATTCAGTTCAAGCAAAGAAGGCAGAGGGCTTATCTCAATCTAAAACAGCAGAGGTATTAGGTTTGGGAATTGCTACAGTGAAAAGACATTGGAATAAAGAATAG
- a CDS encoding type I restriction-modification system subunit M, whose product MVREHQQQLQKQLWNIANTLRGNMSADDFRDYILGLIFYKYLSDKLNRYCDELLAEDGITFSGENSAESDDELIKELHDECVENLGYFIAPKQLFSSLAKRGEKSEFILDELSRVLNDIEQSTTSADSADDFNGLFEELDLNSSKLGKNPDARNKLICQVLVHLENIDFQIDNTEIDLLGDAYEYLIGQFASGAGKKAGEFYTPQQVSKILAKLVSLSGDVKSVYDPTCGSGSLLLRVAREVKSTNLEFCGQEQNPSTFNLARMNMLMHGVRYDKFDIKNDDTLEHPMHLDKRFDAVVANPPFSANWSASDLHLNDERFADYGKLAPKTKADFAFVLHMVHQLNETGTLAVVVPHGILFRGAAEGHIRKHLIENKNYLDAVIGLPAGIFFGTSIPTSILVFKKTRQHADNVLFIDASNHFEKGKAQNHLREEDVTRIVEAYSKRESVEKFSHVANMSEIAENDYNLNIPRYVDTFEEEEAIDLDTVATDLTELETKMHSVDADIADFCAQLNIKAPF is encoded by the coding sequence ATGGTTCGTGAACACCAACAACAATTACAAAAACAGCTTTGGAACATAGCCAACACTCTGCGTGGCAATATGTCAGCCGACGACTTCCGTGACTACATTCTGGGGCTTATCTTTTACAAGTACCTATCAGACAAACTAAACCGTTACTGTGATGAACTGCTTGCCGAAGATGGTATTACTTTCTCTGGTGAAAATAGCGCTGAATCTGATGATGAACTGATTAAAGAACTACATGATGAGTGTGTCGAGAACCTTGGCTACTTCATTGCCCCTAAACAGCTATTCTCAAGCCTTGCTAAACGTGGCGAGAAGTCTGAGTTTATCCTTGATGAGTTAAGCCGTGTCCTTAACGACATTGAACAATCCACAACCTCGGCTGATTCTGCGGATGACTTCAACGGACTGTTTGAAGAACTCGACCTTAACTCTAGCAAACTAGGTAAGAACCCAGACGCACGTAACAAACTTATTTGCCAAGTGTTGGTTCACCTAGAGAACATCGACTTTCAAATCGACAACACCGAAATCGACCTACTTGGTGATGCCTATGAATACCTGATTGGTCAATTTGCCTCTGGTGCAGGTAAAAAGGCAGGTGAGTTCTATACCCCTCAACAAGTATCTAAAATCCTTGCTAAGTTAGTAAGCCTAAGCGGTGACGTGAAATCCGTTTATGACCCAACGTGTGGTTCAGGTTCATTGCTATTACGCGTAGCAAGAGAAGTAAAAAGCACTAACCTTGAGTTCTGTGGACAAGAGCAAAACCCAAGCACCTTCAACCTTGCTCGTATGAACATGCTGATGCACGGTGTGCGTTACGATAAGTTCGATATTAAGAACGACGACACCCTAGAGCACCCAATGCACTTGGATAAGCGTTTCGATGCTGTGGTTGCCAACCCTCCGTTCTCTGCTAATTGGAGCGCAAGCGACCTACACCTAAACGATGAGCGTTTTGCTGATTACGGTAAACTTGCACCTAAGACTAAGGCTGACTTTGCTTTTGTACTGCATATGGTTCACCAGTTAAACGAAACAGGCACACTAGCGGTTGTTGTTCCTCACGGCATTCTTTTCCGTGGCGCGGCTGAAGGTCATATTCGTAAGCACCTTATCGAGAACAAAAACTACCTTGATGCAGTGATTGGCTTACCTGCAGGCATCTTCTTCGGTACAAGTATTCCAACCTCTATTCTTGTATTCAAGAAAACCAGACAACACGCAGATAACGTCTTGTTCATTGATGCGTCGAACCATTTCGAGAAAGGCAAAGCGCAAAACCACCTGCGTGAAGAAGATGTCACTCGCATTGTTGAAGCCTACAGCAAGCGTGAATCGGTAGAGAAATTTTCTCATGTTGCCAATATGTCTGAGATTGCAGAGAACGACTACAATCTGAATATCCCTCGCTATGTGGATACCTTTGAAGAAGAAGAAGCGATCGATCTTGATACGGTAGCAACAGACTTAACAGAGCTTGAAACCAAGATGCACTCAGTGGATGCTGATATCGCTGATTTCTGTGCTCAGCTTAATATCAAAGCGCCATTCTAG
- a CDS encoding restriction endonuclease subunit S, producing the protein MMNLKPRLRLTEFSKAPQYTPYKFDDIFVFSSGKNIKQKEASPEFNTPCVRYGELYHMYGEVITKTINRTNLDHSELTFSYGNEILLPSAGEDPFDIGSASALILKDVAIGRTINVLRPKGDIDYSHVYVSYYINEKLRKRISKLARGASISNVYNSDLKTLKANLPEISEQKKIASFLSKIDEKIGLLSEKKDKLTEYKRGVMQQLFSGEWKVENGKLAFVPPTLRFKADDGSEFPDWEEKTLKSVFSILNGFAFKSTDSRTNGTRWLKIADVGVEKISNKNISFLPKDYLEKYKKFALKKGDVVVALTRPVLNDQLKIAFVDDSSDGALLNQRVGKLNTKECLIYVYYLAQCKRVVSSIVQNIAGTDPPNLAPTDINHIKVTLPSLVEQKKIANFLSAIDQKIALTNSELEKAKEWKKGSLQQMFV; encoded by the coding sequence ATGATGAATTTAAAACCAAGACTTCGCCTTACTGAGTTTAGTAAAGCCCCTCAATACACTCCGTATAAGTTTGACGATATTTTCGTATTTTCCTCAGGAAAAAACATTAAGCAAAAAGAAGCCTCACCAGAGTTTAATACTCCTTGTGTAAGATATGGAGAGCTTTACCACATGTATGGTGAAGTTATTACAAAGACTATTAACCGCACAAATCTAGATCACTCAGAGCTTACGTTCAGTTACGGTAATGAGATTCTTTTGCCATCAGCAGGAGAAGACCCTTTTGATATCGGTTCTGCTTCAGCTCTAATACTTAAAGATGTAGCAATAGGCCGAACCATCAATGTCTTGAGACCAAAAGGTGATATTGATTATTCTCATGTTTATGTGTCGTATTACATAAATGAAAAATTAAGAAAGAGAATTTCAAAGCTTGCGAGAGGGGCAAGTATTAGTAATGTATACAACTCTGACCTGAAGACTTTAAAAGCCAACTTACCCGAAATATCTGAACAAAAAAAAATCGCCTCTTTCTTATCAAAAATCGATGAGAAGATTGGACTGTTGTCAGAGAAGAAAGACAAGCTCACCGAGTACAAACGCGGGGTGATGCAACAGTTATTTAGTGGAGAGTGGAAAGTTGAGAATGGAAAGTTAGCCTTTGTCCCGCCGACTCTGCGCTTTAAGGCCGATGATGGCAGCGAGTTTCCTGATTGGGAGGAGAAGACTTTAAAAAGTGTTTTCTCAATATTGAATGGGTTTGCTTTTAAAAGCACCGATAGTCGAACTAATGGAACTAGGTGGCTCAAAATAGCTGATGTTGGTGTCGAAAAAATATCTAACAAAAATATAAGTTTCTTACCAAAAGACTACCTAGAAAAATACAAAAAATTTGCCTTGAAGAAGGGAGATGTGGTTGTCGCTTTGACTCGCCCAGTCTTGAATGATCAACTTAAAATAGCATTCGTTGATGATAGTTCTGATGGAGCCTTGTTGAATCAACGTGTAGGCAAGTTAAACACAAAAGAGTGCTTGATTTATGTGTACTATTTAGCTCAATGCAAACGAGTAGTGAGTAGCATAGTTCAAAACATTGCAGGCACAGATCCACCCAACCTTGCACCAACGGATATCAACCATATCAAGGTTACATTACCTTCACTTGTAGAGCAGAAGAAAATAGCCAACTTCTTATCAGCTATCGATCAGAAGATCGCCCTAACCAACTCTGAGCTTGAAAAAGCTAAAGAATGGAAAAAAGGCTCATTACAACAAATGTTCGTGTAA
- a CDS encoding type I restriction endonuclease subunit R, translated as MSTQSEAKLENDLIAQLTSADFEPVKIENAAALKANLKRQLERANKITLTEREFENVLISLEKGNIFDKSKRLKGKVDVVHKDGTISYLTLLSSDASKNIFQVTNQVTMHGKYENRYDVTILVNGLPLVQIELKRRGIEMAEAFNQIKRYDKHTFGAEGGLFNYIQLFVISNGVNTKYFSNNRELSFKQTFHWTDVDNNKINVLHQFADAFLNKEHLTKMLSRYIVQNETGKFLMVLRPYQFYAVEAIVEQVKTSDKHGYIWHTTGSGKTLTSFKTAQILSRLDNVDRVVFVVDRKDLDYQTAKEFDAFLKGSVDSTGDTKSLLNQFLGSRPVPKTSSTVLGNSANDAEVLSQIAEYSPVYSSNVNRINKLTITTIQKLNNLITKPRFKGQVEHLRQERVVFIFDECHRSQFGETHQNIVEFFEKAQLFGFTGTPIFADNATAKKVEGKGVQKRTTKDLFGERLHSYVIVDAIRDDNVLPFAIEYYGKLKHKQTGLNADVSSIDIAEFFSSPKRIKKVCEHIIGIHKFKTKRKFNAMLCVASIPDLITYYDTLKALKAEGKHKLNIATIFSYGVNEAEEFEGEVNVKGLAEANAKVHSRDKLDSYIGDYNEQFGTSYSTQDTDSFYNYYKDLSNRTKNGEVDILLVVNMFLTGFDAPSLNTIYVDKNLKYHGLVQAFSRTNRLNGTVKSHGNVMCYRNLKPQADEAFALFSNKQPTEYIEVPDLEGLTEDFAKALEALKAIAPDVQGVDDLPDEDMQAGFIKQFRILMRLKNQLETFSDFDIEALGISEQEFVDYASKYGDLARELKGNPSDKESILADIDFELELLQRDNVNVGYIRHLLQTMLEESCDDAKDKKRQVIANLLASEPTLHSKRHLIEGFIEKSLQGLVQGAEFDEYIEEQKQKEIAQITEEEKLDAGKLFEMITNIENGLNVDGLKSDDIAQLTTEKMTFRTRRTILPKITERLKVFTETFIKGF; from the coding sequence ATGAGCACACAATCAGAAGCAAAACTTGAAAATGACTTAATCGCTCAGCTTACCTCTGCTGATTTTGAACCAGTTAAGATAGAGAACGCCGCCGCGCTTAAAGCTAACCTAAAGCGACAGCTTGAGCGAGCGAATAAGATTACACTAACTGAGCGTGAATTTGAGAATGTGCTCATTAGCCTTGAGAAAGGCAACATCTTCGACAAATCTAAACGCCTCAAAGGAAAGGTTGATGTGGTGCATAAGGATGGCACCATCAGCTACCTCACTTTGTTAAGTAGCGATGCCTCAAAGAATATTTTCCAAGTGACTAACCAAGTCACCATGCACGGTAAATATGAGAATCGTTACGACGTGACTATCTTGGTAAACGGCTTGCCGTTAGTGCAGATAGAGCTTAAACGTCGTGGTATTGAAATGGCTGAAGCATTCAACCAAATCAAACGCTACGACAAGCATACCTTTGGCGCAGAAGGTGGGCTGTTTAACTACATACAGTTGTTTGTGATATCCAATGGCGTGAACACTAAATACTTCTCAAACAACCGTGAGTTGTCGTTTAAACAGACCTTCCACTGGACAGATGTAGACAATAATAAGATTAATGTGCTGCACCAGTTTGCTGATGCTTTCTTGAATAAAGAACATCTTACCAAGATGCTCAGTCGCTACATAGTTCAAAACGAGACAGGCAAGTTCTTAATGGTGCTGCGCCCTTATCAATTCTACGCAGTAGAGGCTATTGTAGAGCAGGTTAAGACCAGTGATAAACATGGTTATATCTGGCATACAACAGGCAGTGGTAAAACCCTAACCAGTTTCAAGACGGCTCAAATATTATCGAGATTAGATAACGTCGATAGAGTGGTGTTTGTCGTCGACCGTAAAGACCTCGACTATCAAACGGCTAAAGAGTTTGATGCCTTCCTAAAAGGCAGTGTCGACAGTACAGGTGACACTAAGAGTTTATTAAACCAGTTCCTTGGCTCTCGACCTGTACCTAAGACATCATCGACTGTTCTCGGGAATAGTGCCAATGATGCTGAGGTTCTATCACAAATTGCTGAATACTCACCAGTTTATAGCAGTAACGTGAATCGTATTAACAAACTGACGATCACCACGATTCAAAAGCTCAATAACCTGATCACTAAGCCTCGCTTCAAAGGACAAGTCGAACACTTACGCCAAGAGCGCGTGGTTTTCATATTCGACGAGTGTCACCGCAGCCAGTTTGGTGAAACGCACCAGAATATTGTTGAGTTCTTTGAGAAAGCTCAGCTATTTGGCTTTACAGGTACGCCTATCTTTGCCGATAACGCGACGGCTAAAAAAGTGGAAGGTAAAGGCGTACAGAAGAGAACAACCAAAGATCTGTTTGGTGAACGCCTGCACAGCTATGTGATTGTCGATGCGATTCGAGATGACAACGTACTGCCTTTTGCGATTGAGTATTACGGCAAGCTAAAACACAAGCAAACAGGCTTAAACGCGGATGTATCCAGTATTGATATCGCGGAGTTCTTCAGTTCTCCTAAGCGTATAAAAAAAGTTTGTGAGCACATCATTGGCATTCATAAGTTTAAGACCAAGCGTAAGTTCAATGCAATGCTATGTGTGGCGAGTATCCCTGATTTAATCACCTACTACGATACCCTTAAGGCTCTCAAGGCGGAAGGTAAGCACAAGCTCAACATCGCTACTATCTTTAGCTATGGCGTCAACGAAGCCGAAGAGTTTGAGGGTGAAGTCAATGTTAAAGGCTTAGCGGAAGCTAACGCTAAGGTACACAGTCGCGACAAGCTAGATTCGTACATTGGTGATTACAACGAACAATTTGGCACAAGCTATTCGACCCAAGATACTGACAGTTTCTACAACTACTACAAAGATCTATCCAACCGAACCAAAAATGGTGAAGTGGATATTTTACTCGTAGTGAACATGTTCCTTACGGGGTTTGATGCGCCGAGCCTGAACACTATCTACGTGGATAAGAACCTCAAGTATCACGGATTGGTTCAAGCGTTTTCTCGTACCAATCGATTGAACGGCACGGTGAAATCTCACGGTAACGTCATGTGTTACCGCAACTTGAAGCCACAAGCTGATGAGGCGTTCGCACTGTTTTCAAATAAACAACCGACAGAGTACATCGAAGTACCAGACCTTGAGGGTTTGACAGAAGACTTTGCCAAAGCGCTTGAAGCGTTAAAAGCGATAGCGCCAGATGTTCAAGGTGTTGATGACTTGCCAGATGAAGACATGCAGGCTGGATTCATTAAACAGTTCCGTATCTTGATGCGCTTGAAGAACCAACTTGAGACTTTCAGTGATTTCGACATTGAAGCGCTTGGGATTTCAGAGCAAGAGTTTGTGGATTACGCCTCTAAGTACGGTGATTTAGCCAGAGAGCTGAAAGGCAATCCGTCCGATAAAGAGTCAATTCTTGCTGATATTGACTTTGAATTAGAGCTACTTCAGCGTGACAATGTGAACGTGGGCTACATACGCCACCTTCTACAAACCATGCTTGAAGAGTCATGTGATGATGCCAAAGATAAGAAACGTCAAGTTATCGCAAACTTACTCGCCTCTGAGCCAACACTTCACAGTAAACGTCATCTTATAGAAGGATTTATCGAAAAGAGCTTACAGGGCTTGGTGCAAGGGGCTGAATTTGATGAGTACATTGAAGAGCAGAAGCAAAAGGAAATCGCCCAAATTACCGAAGAAGAAAAACTCGACGCTGGCAAGTTATTTGAGATGATAACGAATATCGAAAATGGCTTGAATGTAGATGGCTTGAAGTCAGATGATATAGCTCAGTTGACTACAGAGAAGATGACTTTCCGAACTCGTAGAACCATCTTGCCGAAGATTACTGAAAGGTTAAAAGTATTTACCGAAACATTTATCAAAGGCTTTTAA
- a CDS encoding retron Ec67 family RNA-directed DNA polymerase/endonuclease → MNKLKSLQKVSTKSELASLLGVKASFLTHTLYVVKPSSQYTNFKIPKKSGGERSINAPTKKLKTLQSCLSKLLLDCIDEINTIKYPDLASYEVTRNKILKVKIPNSKIKQPSLAHGFVRNRSIITNAMMHVNQKNILNIDLNNFFDSFNFGRVRAFFIKNKNFKLPENIATTIAQIACNNNTLPQGSPCSPVISNLITHSLDIKLAYLAHEYSCRYSRYADDITFSTRKKAFPTKIMSYENNCYVAGKKLQGAIKQAGFSINDKKTRIQYKDSRQDVTGLIVNKKPNVKNEYWRRVRAQCHSLFTTGQFTKELKGEIVAGNINELEGQLNFIDQVDHYNRVRQSPPLDPKYHLKRDELLKTNQAKERQYLFTGRERTFSRFLYYRSFYANNKPTILCEGKTDNIYLKSAISERVKRHPTLASQKKGAVPYELLINFFNYSPRTRFLLELAGGTDYLKDFVINFNKHFNSFKAPKPKHPVIIVLDNDKGPNGLLHYLSNVKGASIIPNTLKLKTDYRKAEYIHVFHNLYVVLTPLSNKGKSQKIEDQYTDIESLFKKADLLRTYQKKCFNIASKRNEDIDLSKNAFANQIVKGQKKQVNFSGFNKLLNRIEEVIKHYDNMIF, encoded by the coding sequence ATGAATAAGCTAAAATCACTACAAAAAGTTTCAACAAAATCAGAATTAGCCTCTTTACTTGGTGTAAAAGCATCCTTTCTTACTCATACCTTATACGTTGTTAAACCATCTTCTCAGTACACTAATTTTAAAATACCTAAAAAAAGTGGAGGGGAAAGATCTATAAACGCACCAACTAAAAAACTAAAAACTTTGCAATCTTGTTTATCTAAATTATTACTAGATTGTATTGATGAAATTAATACAATTAAATACCCTGATTTAGCCTCTTATGAAGTTACTCGTAACAAAATTTTAAAAGTTAAAATACCAAATTCAAAAATAAAACAGCCATCCTTGGCTCATGGTTTTGTCCGAAACCGATCAATTATCACAAATGCTATGATGCATGTGAATCAAAAGAACATACTAAATATTGATCTAAATAACTTTTTCGATAGCTTTAATTTTGGTCGAGTCAGAGCTTTTTTTATCAAGAATAAAAACTTTAAGTTACCAGAGAATATTGCAACCACTATCGCCCAAATAGCCTGCAATAACAATACTTTACCGCAAGGAAGCCCTTGTTCCCCTGTTATTTCAAATTTAATTACACACTCTTTAGATATAAAATTAGCTTACCTTGCTCATGAGTACAGTTGTAGATATTCAAGATATGCAGATGACATAACATTCTCGACTCGAAAAAAAGCTTTCCCAACTAAAATAATGAGTTATGAAAACAATTGTTATGTTGCAGGCAAAAAATTACAAGGAGCTATAAAACAAGCTGGTTTTTCTATAAATGATAAAAAAACTCGGATCCAATATAAAGATTCAAGACAAGATGTAACTGGCCTGATAGTTAATAAAAAGCCAAATGTTAAAAATGAATATTGGAGGAGAGTTAGGGCCCAATGCCATAGTTTATTTACTACAGGGCAATTCACTAAAGAATTAAAAGGTGAAATAGTCGCAGGTAATATTAATGAGCTTGAGGGGCAACTTAACTTCATTGATCAAGTAGATCATTACAATAGGGTTAGACAGTCTCCACCTTTAGACCCAAAATATCATCTTAAAAGAGATGAATTACTCAAAACGAATCAAGCTAAAGAAAGGCAGTATTTATTTACTGGTAGAGAAAGAACCTTTAGTCGATTTTTATACTACCGTTCTTTTTATGCTAACAATAAGCCAACTATTTTATGTGAAGGAAAAACAGATAATATTTATTTAAAATCGGCTATAAGTGAACGAGTTAAGCGTCATCCAACTTTAGCATCTCAGAAGAAAGGAGCTGTGCCATATGAATTATTAATTAATTTTTTTAATTATTCTCCGCGAACAAGGTTTTTACTAGAACTTGCAGGAGGAACCGATTACTTAAAAGATTTTGTTATTAATTTTAATAAACATTTTAACTCATTTAAAGCGCCTAAACCAAAGCACCCCGTAATTATTGTTCTTGATAATGATAAGGGGCCTAATGGGCTTTTACATTACCTATCTAATGTAAAAGGTGCGTCTATTATTCCGAATACTCTAAAGCTTAAAACCGATTACCGCAAAGCGGAATACATTCATGTATTCCATAATTTGTATGTTGTTTTAACGCCTCTTTCTAATAAGGGTAAGTCTCAAAAAATTGAAGACCAATACACCGATATTGAATCTTTATTCAAGAAGGCAGACCTCTTAAGAACATACCAGAAAAAATGCTTTAACATTGCTTCTAAAAGAAACGAAGATATAGACCTCAGTAAAAATGCATTTGCGAATCAAATTGTAAAAGGCCAAAAAAAACAGGTTAATTTTAGTGGGTTTAACAAACTATTAAATCGTATTGAAGAAGTGATTAAACATTACGACAACATGATTTTTTAG
- a CDS encoding EAL domain-containing protein has translation MKFTNKLIGFIIFCVLSSVGVVLLGGAVSLRELAIETQKQNISRLIDVMDEQLAMEDSEPRFAFWLPELLRAHSVLQLTVEKEGLVSYYFDANTPDTDAVASFLKEYYFKLRANNDFTAKVVMLSPYYAMEYPPVLLTGVGTGLVIALFGLVIAIRLLRRGMYGAELLSIRSYKIMNGDHLKVAVGTDAEWPKATSRAFDKLIADLEDTKQERSRFDSYMRTNAFVDASTGIGNRDSFLNQLEAMLSDPGVIAGTVIKIELYELSQLNYNHGVASVDEMVKSVSELLSKFVDRFTDSVLARYRGDQFIVLLPRITGPESEIVMKQLYKLLTRVGLSTPVDCDELFYTGVAIYHHGEDAEDVLESVDQALKIAVLQGSSGWFLYEQEELSPVHSKGTVRWRALFDKTFNNKGFYYEQQSILSMADKTLLGYEIYPRLKDENNDWVHAGVFLPMAEKCGVLKRIDRLTVEHAISSLEHGEAIACGINLDIQSYLDKRFMRAVYLDIIRLPAALRGLIHFEIHEYQINRNLAMLLDPVKNLKALGCRIAVDMVGQDVVDSSYIKKLDVDVIKIHPSLVRDLHKRQINQLAIRSILGGTVNLATTVIAVGVESKGEWDSLNKLGVYGAQGYFCNKVSVLAES, from the coding sequence ATGAAATTTACCAATAAACTGATTGGTTTTATTATTTTTTGTGTACTGTCATCGGTTGGCGTCGTACTGCTCGGCGGTGCGGTGAGTTTACGTGAATTGGCAATTGAAACTCAAAAACAAAATATTTCCCGTCTGATTGATGTGATGGATGAGCAACTCGCAATGGAAGATAGCGAACCGCGTTTTGCATTCTGGCTACCAGAGTTATTACGTGCCCATTCAGTATTACAATTGACGGTTGAAAAAGAAGGGCTGGTTAGTTATTACTTTGATGCTAATACGCCAGATACGGATGCCGTGGCTTCTTTTCTTAAAGAATATTATTTTAAACTACGCGCTAATAATGACTTCACTGCCAAGGTGGTGATGTTGTCGCCGTATTATGCGATGGAATACCCGCCGGTATTATTAACTGGTGTTGGTACTGGGTTAGTGATAGCGCTGTTTGGATTAGTGATTGCAATACGGCTACTAAGAAGAGGTATGTACGGCGCCGAATTACTGTCAATACGCAGTTATAAAATCATGAATGGTGACCACCTTAAAGTGGCTGTCGGCACAGATGCTGAATGGCCTAAAGCAACAAGTCGTGCATTCGATAAATTAATCGCTGATCTGGAAGACACGAAACAAGAACGGAGTCGTTTTGATTCTTACATGCGTACTAATGCGTTTGTGGATGCATCTACCGGGATTGGTAATCGAGATTCTTTTTTAAATCAGTTAGAGGCGATGTTATCCGATCCTGGTGTTATCGCTGGTACGGTTATTAAAATAGAACTCTATGAGTTATCACAATTAAATTATAACCATGGCGTAGCAAGTGTTGACGAGATGGTCAAATCAGTCAGTGAGCTGTTAAGTAAATTTGTCGATCGTTTTACAGATTCAGTACTCGCGCGTTATCGAGGGGATCAGTTCATCGTGTTATTACCTCGGATCACTGGTCCTGAGTCTGAAATTGTGATGAAGCAGTTGTACAAGTTACTCACGCGAGTTGGCTTATCAACACCAGTGGATTGCGATGAATTATTTTATACCGGCGTGGCTATTTATCACCACGGCGAAGATGCTGAAGATGTGCTGGAAAGTGTCGATCAAGCATTAAAAATAGCGGTACTACAAGGTAGTTCTGGTTGGTTCTTGTATGAACAAGAAGAGCTTTCGCCTGTGCATTCAAAGGGCACGGTAAGATGGCGAGCATTGTTTGATAAAACTTTTAATAACAAAGGTTTTTATTATGAGCAGCAATCCATTTTAAGCATGGCTGATAAAACGTTACTGGGGTATGAAATATACCCAAGGCTAAAAGATGAAAATAACGATTGGGTACATGCTGGTGTATTTTTACCGATGGCCGAGAAATGCGGTGTATTAAAACGTATTGATCGCCTGACGGTTGAACATGCGATCTCTAGTTTAGAGCATGGCGAGGCAATAGCTTGTGGCATAAACTTAGACATTCAAAGTTATTTAGATAAACGGTTTATGCGTGCGGTGTATTTAGATATTATTCGTTTGCCTGCTGCGCTACGTGGACTTATCCATTTTGAGATCCATGAATATCAAATAAATCGTAATTTAGCCATGTTATTAGATCCGGTTAAAAACCTTAAAGCGCTCGGTTGCCGCATCGCTGTGGATATGGTCGGGCAGGATGTCGTTGATTCATCGTACATTAAAAAATTAGACGTGGACGTTATCAAGATCCACCCGAGTTTGGTGCGTGATTTACATAAACGCCAAATCAATCAGTTGGCTATTCGTAGCATCCTTGGTGGTACCGTTAACTTAGCCACTACGGTGATTGCTGTTGGTGTTGAATCGAAAGGCGAGTGGGACAGTCTCAATAAACTTGGTGTATATGGTGCTCAAGGATATTTTTGTAATAAAGTCAGTGTATTGGCTGAGTCTTAA
- a CDS encoding PilN domain-containing protein: MKTRVNLYTQAFKPKKERFTLAQGLVIIVSALLLMLTLTVLSENDISESTAKVSNAKQQAAVLESEVDVLSDKVARHVQNPALAQQLELLKTRLKYRDELLVQLSKLAEVQSSGFAILMSDLARQRDKDIRLNQIRLAGSSMTLQGIARNHDAIPRWIGKFSAGKSLQGREFSQLNISRNEDDVIAFTLTNTPISEANK, from the coding sequence ATGAAGACTCGCGTAAATTTATATACTCAGGCGTTTAAGCCAAAGAAAGAGCGTTTTACGTTAGCACAAGGGCTGGTGATTATTGTTAGCGCCCTATTATTGATGCTGACGCTCACGGTATTATCTGAAAATGATATTAGTGAGTCAACGGCAAAGGTGAGCAACGCAAAGCAGCAGGCCGCGGTATTGGAAAGTGAAGTCGATGTACTATCTGACAAAGTAGCTCGCCATGTGCAAAACCCAGCGTTAGCGCAACAACTCGAATTATTAAAAACACGGTTAAAATACCGCGATGAATTATTAGTGCAACTCTCAAAATTAGCAGAAGTGCAAAGCAGTGGTTTTGCAATCTTAATGTCGGACTTGGCACGACAACGTGATAAAGATATTCGCTTAAATCAAATTCGTCTAGCGGGCAGCAGTATGACTTTGCAAGGTATTGCTCGAAACCATGATGCGATCCCACGTTGGATTGGTAAATTCTCGGCAGGTAAATCACTGCAAGGTCGTGAGTTTAGTCAGCTTAATATCAGCCGTAATGAAGATGATGTTATCGCGTTTACTTTAACTAATACGCCTATTTCGGAGGCCAATAAATGA